CATCGAGGAAATCGTTGATTTAAAAAAGCGGTCGGGCAAAATAGGCTGGATAATAGCGGGTAAAGAGTCTACTCAAGAAAAACAAGCCGACCTCGCCCCAACCAAACTTTCACCCAAAGACTATGACCTCATAGTTCTTGGAACACCGATATGGGCTGGGAAACCTACCCCCGCCATCCGAACATACGTTGCCAAAAATGACCTTTCAGGCAAAAAAGTGGCGTTATTCTTTACGGCAGATTCTATTGCTACGGCCGCAGTGGAGAGGACAAAGGCGTTGGTTACTAACGTGGTTCTTGTTGGGGATGTTGTGTTGGCAAGGCCTTTGGTTAATAGGGATGAGACTAAGAAGAGAATTGTGGAATGGTGTAACAGCTTAAAGACCGTGGAATAGGGTGCTTTACACGCCACAGTATTACTTTTTGATAAAACAGTAACACTTATATGGCTTGTAACCAATACAATAAACAGCGAACCAAACTGGGGAACTCTACTACCCTGCCAAAAAGCAACCCCTCCCCAGTGTGCGCCAAGCCAAACCTTTCGGTTGGCTGTAAACAACCGAAACCCCCAAGGCGACTAGTCAAGCCCAGACAACTAATCGGGTTAACTTGGCACATACAATTTTTTAACCCAACACAATTCAGCGCGGAGCAACGTCATTTTTCCATCCTTTTAGCGGCTACAATCACAGTACCAACATGAAAAAAGAAAGCTTGCTGAGCCGTCTTCTCCTCCAGCTCACTGCACCAACGGTCCATTTCTTGGGTGGTTGCCACTTTTGCCTTTAACGCCTCAGTCACCAACCAGTCACTAAAAGGGGTTTCAGAAAAGTCTCGAATAACAATCGACAGCACCTTAACCTGCCCATCCAAAAAGCCGCCCTGTCGGGTCAACTCAAGCAGTTGACGCCCAGCTAACCCGTTAGGACGCATGCGATCTCTAAAAAAGCTGGTCAGGCGCCGTTCTAATTCAAGGTCACTAAAGTTTACACCAACACTTGTCCAGTCCGTGTCCACCAAAACAAGGAACCCTCCAGGTTTGAGTACTCTCTGTAGTTCCGCAATTAAAAAAGGCGACGAGGCAGGAGGCAAAACCTGAAAAAGACGCTTCGCATAGACTCGGTCAAACTTTCCGTCCTCAAAGGGAAGCTTGTGGGCATCGCCGACCATGCACACAACATTAGAGTACTGTTTGGAGGATATGTTGGCTTGCTGTATCATTATAGGGTCGCAATCAACATCCACCACAAACCCGCCTATGCCGACAGAACCCGAAAACATGTCGGTGGAAGTGCCCGGACCACAGCCCACCTCCAAAACCTGCATCCCCTGTTGTAGTTGAAGCATCCGATAGCTTTCTTGATTGACAACGTCCTCTTCGCGGGCTCTCTTTTTAAGGAACTGGGCGGTAACGTAGCTTTTGTTTTCTTTAGTGTTCTGCATCCTAAAGCATCCGTTATAAGGTAAGCAGAAGATACAATTAAGAACTATGCAAAAAAAATGCTTACAGAGAATACACAGTAGGTTATTGATTGGGAGATTGCGGGGATTTGAACCCCGTACAACAGTTTTGGTCTAGCGCTGTTCGAGGGGAACGAAGGTTCTCTCGAATTCACCCACATAATGCCCCTGCGGACGCAAAAGCACCGCATCCTCGTATTGCTCAAGTACATGGGCGACCCAGCCGGATATTCTTGCCGAAGCAAAGAACAGCGGGAAGAAGGCTTTCTGGACGCCTAAAGCATCCATCGCGACTGCCGCGTAGAAGTCTACGTTGGGGTAAATCTTCTTTTTCTCATAAACCAACCGCTCAATCGTCATGCATCTGTTGTAGAGGCCCTGCGAGCGTTCGCGGTGACAGAAGTCCTCGACTATGCCGCGGAGGTGTTTGGTTCGGGGGTCTTGAGCCTTATAGACGCGGTGGCCAAAGCCCATAATCTTTTTCTTTTCATCTAGCAACCCTTGAATGTACTCCTCGACTTCTGCTTCAAGGTTTATTTCATCAAGCATATCCATCACTTTTTCGCTGGCGCCACCATGTAAAGGACCCTTAAGCGTTCCAATAGCGGAGGTTATCGCGGAGTACATGTCAGAGTTGGTGCTTGCTGTTACACGAGCCGCGAAAGTGGATGCGTTAAAGCCATGGTCGGCATGCAGAATCATAAACCGATGAATAACGCTGGCTTCTTTGTCGTCTGGAACCTCACCTTTGAACATGTAGAGGAAGTTCTTTGAGAAGGCAAACTCCTTCTTTGGCTCTGGAACGGGCAGGTTTTGGCGGCTCCTATGCAGTGTTGCAACGATGGTTGGAACCTGTGCGACCAGTCGAGTTGCTCTGCGCATGTTTGCGGCTGTTGAATAGTCTCCGATGTCGGGGTCATATTCGCCTAGATGGGAAACTTCGGTTCGTAAAACATCCATGGGTGGACAATTTTTTGGGGTAGCGTGGATGCTTTTTATGATTGGTTCCGGAAGATGCATCTCGTTGAAGAGTTGGCTGCAAAAAGTATCTAGTTCTTGTTTGTTGGGCAGGTTCCTGTGAATCAGCAGGTAAGCTATTTCTGCGTAAAAGGCTTGCCCTACTATGTCATCTATATTGTAACCTAGATAGTACAAGAAGCCATTGGGGTTTACGTAGCTGATTTTGGTTTCTGCTGCCGCGACATCTCTTAAGCCGCGAACAACTGATTTTTCATCGTTTTCACACATGTTAATCACCTTCACCTACAGCGTATACGCCCAGCAAACTAACGGGTAACCAAAGAATCATCCGCTACTAGCTTTTCCGATTGATACCCGTGACGGAGCACAAATGCATGTAGCTATGAAGGTTAACTTAGCGTTTGAGATTTAAATGCTTTACACAAAAAAGACACCTTTTTGGAGGCAAAAATAGTCACAAAATGAGAGCATTCGTAGCATCGATAAATAGTTTTGAAGTAATCCTACTTGACTGATGCGCCCTAAAATCAGAGAAAAACGGAATAAATATCAAAAATGGAAAAGCCATCTGAAAAACAAACATTAAGATTGAAAAAGGATTTAGGGAGAGCAGTTGCAGGAGCAGTTACAGTTGTCTGTGTTGAGCCATTTCTCATGCCATTTATAGTTCTTGCAGTCGCCTTTGGAGGCACAGGACCCGCAAGGGTCTTCGTTGGAGGCTTCGTTAAACATGTCAATTAGTGCTTTCTCGAATTTAGGGTCAAGATTTAGTTTTTTAACTTGCTTTTCAAATTCGCCAGTCACTTTGATTCTCCTCAAATAGTACTCTACACGGCGAGTTATTAACACTCGCAAAAGATGAGCAACCTTTTAGCTCAAATTTGAGGAGCTCAACCGATTTAAGGCTTAAAGGGAATGACAGAGTATAATAAAACAGTCAAAGCGAGGTCTGTTTCGGTGACCACAAAATCCATAATTATTATTGGCGCTGGCCTAGCGGGTTTAGCAACCGGCTGCTATGGACAAATGAACGGTTATAAAACCAAAATATTCGAACTGCAAACTAAACCTGGCGGCGTCTGTGTCTCTTGGCAAAGAAAAGGCTACACGTTTGATTACACAATTCACAACCTGTTCGGCATCGTCCCTGACTCTAAAGACAACAAACTTTGGAAGGAACTGTCTGCCTTCAGCGCCCCTCAGACGTACAGGTTCAAAGAATTTGTTCAAATAGAAGACACTAACGGCAAAGCGTTTACCGTTTTCACAAACTTAGACGAGTTGGAACGGCACATGATGGAACTCGCACCTAAGGACCAGAAAAAAATCAGCGAATTCATAAAGACATGCCGACGTTTCAGCAACTATGACTTATTCGCCGCGATGTCAGGCGGTTTTAAAGTGCTCTTTAAGATCCTGCCAGTGTTGGGTCCATTGATGAAGTATAGCAAAGTAACAGTCGACGAGTTTGCTCAAGGTTTCAGCGAACCCTTCCTCCAAAAGGCTTTCCCCACAATCCTGTATGACATTTCGGGAGTGCCCGTTTTGATACCGATGATTTTTCTGTCTGCCCTAAACAAAGGCGACGGCGGGTGGCCAATCGGCGGTTCCATGGCACTTTCAAAAAACATTGAAAGACGCTACATAGAATTAGGCGGAGAGGTAGCTTACCGCTCGAAAGTTGTAAAAATCTTAACACAGAATGATAAAGCAATTGGTGTACAATTAGAAGATGGCTCACAACATTTCTCCGAAATCGTGGTCTCCGCGGCAGATGGGTATTCCACAATATTCAACATGTTAGAAGAAAAATACGTTAACGACGCTATACGCACTTATTACAATTCGTATCCGAAGACCATTTCTTTTGGGTTTGAAGTCTGGTATGGAGTCAAACGAAGCTTCAGCGGTGAACCCCACTCGCTGGTGCTTTTCCAAGATACGCCAGTCACATTTGAGGGACGGGAATATAACAGGCTGGATGTTGAAATCTTCAATTTTGACGCCACACTTGCTCCAGAGGGCAAAACGGTAGTCAAAGTTGTTTTTGATTCAAACTATGATTACTGGAAAAAACTAGCCGCGGACAAAGACAGGTACCGTGAAGAGAAAAAGAAAATCGCGGACATGATTGCTGAGAGGTTAGACAAGCGGTTCCCAGGATTTACAGAGCAAATCGAGGTGGTCGATGTGGCCACACCCGTTTCTGTAGAACATTGGACAGCTGCTTACCGCGGTTACTGTGTTCCGTATCCTGCACCCAAGGACTTAGCTAAAGAAGTAGCCAAAAATGGAGTTAGCAAAACACTTCCCGGACTCCGAGCATTCCATATGGTTGGCCAATGGGCTGGCGCGATGTACTCTACAAATCAAGTTTCCCAAATGGGGCGCGACGTCATTCAACAACTTTGCAAAGAGGACAAAAAAGAATTCGTAACAAACAATAAATAATTAGCTAATTTGCGTTAAAGGTTTAGTCAAAAAATTTTCATTAACGACAAGCGAGCTAAAAGCTTTAAGCCATAAATTACAGAGACAGTTTTATGAAACCTGTATATTTTGACTTGACCGTTTTCGACGTGGAAGCGACACGAAAATTTTTAGAGAACGTCTTTGATTGGCGTTTTGAAAAGTTCCCCATGCCCTATGAATATTACCGAATTCAAGCGGGTCCTGAAAACGAACCAGGAATAGATGGAGGCGTCGGAGAAGTCAAGGATTCAAAGATAAGCGGTGGAAAACCTCTAACTTTAATTACAATCGGAGTCGAGGACCTTGATGAGTGTCTCAACGATGTGAAAGAGAATGGCGGAAGTATTCTTGAACCAAAAATGGCTATTCCCGGGGTGGGGTGGTATGCCACATGCTCCGAGCCGGGTGGTCTCCCCTTCGGCTTGATTCAAACGGACCCCAATGCAACATAGATCCGAATCCAGAACCCATTTGCAGTTAAAATCAGATTCTAAGGTCTTGCCTGCCACAGAAGGAATAGGTAGTTACTATTCATTATTTTGTGCTGCTACACTTTTGACAAAGCCCATATACGTCCATGCGTTGCCCAGTTGGTTTGAATTTTGTGGTTTCAGTAACCTTGTGTGTTATTTCTTTTATTGTCGCATCATCTAGGTCTTTGATGCTGCCACATTTTAGGCAAACCAAGTTTATGTGCGGGAGCATATAGGAATCAAAACGGGCTTGTCCCCTGGGAAAATTGATTTCCTGAACTAAATTCAAATCTCTTAGTACTTCTAAAGTTTTGTAGACTGTCGCTAGACTTACTGTTGGATGGATTTTTTTGACCGCCTCATATACTTCTTGGGCGGAGGGGTGGGTTCTGCTGGTTAGTGCGATTCGGCATATGGCTATTCTTTGGGGGGTTGCCTTGTAGCCTTTGCTTCGTAGTGCGTCTATTGCGGAGGTGTCTGTTTTATGGTAGGCAGTCATACTTATTATTAGATAATAATAATTCTTAAATAAAGCTTCTCTATCCCGTACTATCATACAAAGGAGACTTTTTGAAATGAATGACAAAAAGGGAAACACTAGCCCTAAAGGCGCATCAAACATAGACTGGTGGCCAAACCAACTAAACTTACACATCTTACACCAAAACTCCAAGCTCTCCAACCCAATGGACAAAGAATTCAACTATACAAAAGAATTCAAAAAACTCGACTACAACGCTCTAAAAGCGGACCTAAAAGCGTTGATGACCGACTCAAAAGATTGGTGGCCAGCCGACTTCGGACACTACGGAGGACTCAT
This genomic stretch from Candidatus Bathyarchaeota archaeon harbors:
- a CDS encoding methyltransferase domain-containing protein, giving the protein MQNTKENKSYVTAQFLKKRAREEDVVNQESYRMLQLQQGMQVLEVGCGPGTSTDMFSGSVGIGGFVVDVDCDPIMIQQANISSKQYSNVVCMVGDAHKLPFEDGKFDRVYAKRLFQVLPPASSPFLIAELQRVLKPGGFLVLVDTDWTSVGVNFSDLELERRLTSFFRDRMRPNGLAGRQLLELTRQGGFLDGQVKVLSIVIRDFSETPFSDWLVTEALKAKVATTQEMDRWCSELEEKTAQQAFFFHVGTVIVAAKRMEK
- a CDS encoding VOC family protein, which encodes MKPVYFDLTVFDVEATRKFLENVFDWRFEKFPMPYEYYRIQAGPENEPGIDGGVGEVKDSKISGGKPLTLITIGVEDLDECLNDVKENGGSILEPKMAIPGVGWYATCSEPGGLPFGLIQTDPNAT
- a CDS encoding citrate synthase (catalyzes the formation of citrate from acetyl-CoA and oxaloacetate), which translates into the protein MCENDEKSVVRGLRDVAAAETKISYVNPNGFLYYLGYNIDDIVGQAFYAEIAYLLIHRNLPNKQELDTFCSQLFNEMHLPEPIIKSIHATPKNCPPMDVLRTEVSHLGEYDPDIGDYSTAANMRRATRLVAQVPTIVATLHRSRQNLPVPEPKKEFAFSKNFLYMFKGEVPDDKEASVIHRFMILHADHGFNASTFAARVTASTNSDMYSAITSAIGTLKGPLHGGASEKVMDMLDEINLEAEVEEYIQGLLDEKKKIMGFGHRVYKAQDPRTKHLRGIVEDFCHRERSQGLYNRCMTIERLVYEKKKIYPNVDFYAAVAMDALGVQKAFFPLFFASARISGWVAHVLEQYEDAVLLRPQGHYVGEFERTFVPLEQR
- a CDS encoding transcriptional repressor, with translation MTAYHKTDTSAIDALRSKGYKATPQRIAICRIALTSRTHPSAQEVYEAVKKIHPTVSLATVYKTLEVLRDLNLVQEINFPRGQARFDSYMLPHINLVCLKCGSIKDLDDATIKEITHKVTETTKFKPTGQRMDVYGLCQKCSSTK
- a CDS encoding NAD(P)/FAD-dependent oxidoreductase, which produces MTTKSIIIIGAGLAGLATGCYGQMNGYKTKIFELQTKPGGVCVSWQRKGYTFDYTIHNLFGIVPDSKDNKLWKELSAFSAPQTYRFKEFVQIEDTNGKAFTVFTNLDELERHMMELAPKDQKKISEFIKTCRRFSNYDLFAAMSGGFKVLFKILPVLGPLMKYSKVTVDEFAQGFSEPFLQKAFPTILYDISGVPVLIPMIFLSALNKGDGGWPIGGSMALSKNIERRYIELGGEVAYRSKVVKILTQNDKAIGVQLEDGSQHFSEIVVSAADGYSTIFNMLEEKYVNDAIRTYYNSYPKTISFGFEVWYGVKRSFSGEPHSLVLFQDTPVTFEGREYNRLDVEIFNFDATLAPEGKTVVKVVFDSNYDYWKKLAADKDRYREEKKKIADMIAERLDKRFPGFTEQIEVVDVATPVSVEHWTAAYRGYCVPYPAPKDLAKEVAKNGVSKTLPGLRAFHMVGQWAGAMYSTNQVSQMGRDVIQQLCKEDKKEFVTNNK
- a CDS encoding flavodoxin, whose product is MKTLVTYYSRTGTTKFVAETIAAELGADIEEIVDLKKRSGKIGWIIAGKESTQEKQADLAPTKLSPKDYDLIVLGTPIWAGKPTPAIRTYVAKNDLSGKKVALFFTADSIATAAVERTKALVTNVVLVGDVVLARPLVNRDETKKRIVEWCNSLKTVE